Proteins found in one Bacteroidota bacterium genomic segment:
- a CDS encoding GIY-YIG nuclease family protein, which produces MFSIYVLWSSKIKKRYIGSTDNVVQRLSEHNAGRNRFTKGGMPWILVYTEQYSTRSEAYRRERFLKSGVGRTWLDRHLPDLRKGARVAFSQRLMRLWRKLARSKVKNLDIGDLCFPSMCFGVVR; this is translated from the coding sequence ATGTTTTCCATCTATGTGCTTTGGAGTAGTAAGATAAAAAAAAGATATATTGGTTCTACTGATAATGTTGTGCAAAGATTAAGCGAACACAACGCAGGTAGGAACAGATTTACAAAAGGTGGTATGCCTTGGATTCTGGTTTACACAGAACAGTATTCAACCAGAAGCGAAGCATATAGAAGAGAAAGATTTTTAAAAAGTGGTGTCGGTCGTACTTGGCTTGACCGTCATCTACCAGATTTACGGAAAGGTGCAAGAGTGGCTTTCAGCCAAAGGCTGATGCGCCTTTGGCGCAAATTGGCACGTTCCAAAGTAAAAAACTTAGATATAGGTGATTTATGTTTTCCATCTATGTGCTTTGGAGTAGTAAGATAA
- a CDS encoding GIY-YIG nuclease family protein, producing the protein MFSIYVLWSSKIKKRYIGSTDNVEQRLNEHNAGRNRFTKGGMPWILVYTEQYSTRSEAYRRERFLKSGVGRTWLDRHLPDLRKGARVA; encoded by the coding sequence ATGTTTTCCATCTATGTGCTTTGGAGTAGTAAGATAAAAAAAAGATATATTGGTTCTACTGATAATGTTGAGCAAAGATTAAACGAACACAACGCAGGTAGGAACAGATTTACAAAAGGTGGTATGCCTTGGATTCTGGTTTACACAGAACAGTATTCAACCAGAAGCGAAGCATATAGAAGAGAAAGATTTTTAAAAAGTGGTGTCGGTCGTACTTGGCTTGACCGTCATCTACCAGATTTACGGAAAGGTGCAAGAGTGGCTTAA